Within the Miscanthus floridulus cultivar M001 chromosome 2, ASM1932011v1, whole genome shotgun sequence genome, the region cgtgtctgctgaatccgagggtgacgtggcagctaagttgggaacgaattgcaacttggggaagaccatggcgtcggtgtgtccagcgtggcgatgtcctcatcatcctccccttctcgaattggagtcatcctcgactccatcttggcaatgtcctcatcacctactctatgtgaccgcatcaaggccggatgtcatgtttagtgtatgcatgtttgcaagatttcaagcctcaccaagagaaagtcatttgaagactacaaagagaatattgaggtacttgaagcatatactaaatgttggtttatggtaccccaaaggagtaaagtttgagctagttggttactccgactcagattgtgcgggatgcaaggttgaaagaaagagcacattgggcacatgtcaattgttgggaagatcacttgtctcatggtcatcaaagaaacaaaatagtgttgcattatcaaccgccgaagctaaATATatatccgccgatagttgttgtgcacaaatactttggatgaaggccactttgagtgattttggaatcaagttcaagaaagtgccattgctatgtgacaatcagagtgcaatcaagttaaccaacaatccaattcaacatgcaagaacaaagcatatagatgtccgccaccatttcataagagatcaccaacacaaaggggatatttgcattgagagtgtaggcaccgaagatcaacttgccgatatattcaccaagccattggatgagaaaaggttttgtaagctaaagaatgagttgaacatattggatttctcaaatatgtgttgatgcaccccccactcatatgacatgcctctccttcgagcaatccaaggtaaaaattgattggcatggcatacatccttgctaaggacttgtttagtgcatctaaacatctttcacatttaataggctcattcatgaaaatcaaatgaatttgatgattgtatggtaccactattgcttctatgcttatcttgatctagtggtagcatatgacttgtttgtgggcttgtaaacctagtgtttaatctagaaaatgagctctaagtgtttaactcaacatggtacaagataacccttatttggaggtgtgaagaagcttgtccttgaatcaaaccgagttaaatatctttggtaaatgatctagattggaccaaatttgggaaaataatcctcaccccattgattgacattgattatctcaacctatctatactttaagtctttgtggtccttgatgacaaaggagaagaaaaacaaagatagtacatggggagaaaaacaaagatattagagaaaaacaaagatattagtgtactaatatAATGAAAGACAACAAAGTGAGAAAACTTGACATaaagggagagatatgacaaaggaaagggatcaattatcaattaaaattttgagcacacaagtaggtggaacaagctcatgaacttgtatggtgcatttgaatatgcatttcatatgtttgcttgcatggcacaagttttaaatttcaatatccatacttgtgtggtgtatgctagttgtagttttgaatgataaaatgaaaaactagcatgcataggatatctaatgatttcatttccaagtggtatcaagctaaccatggtgctaaggatggtataatggtgcactctgattggtgtcacgcttcaaaggtccatcttttataccttagcatcatttggtagacattgtctcctatatttcctatctaagcatatgtacaagctacaatctaaactcttagcacatatgtagggggagcaattgctaccatatggagttcatgaaacttgtccatattcttttacacttagtaaatatgcttggacaagcaacatggattcaattgaattttaattcatatctttgtgaaagggttgtcatcaattaccaaaaaggagggagattgaaagctctagttttgttttggtgaattgatgaaaccctaagtgctaacctagtttatcaagtgatcatgagataggtagcacactccaagtagtgaagcaaatgaagatcataacatgatgatgatgatgccatggtgatgaccaagtgcttagacttggaaagaagaaagagaaaaacaaaaagctcaaggcaacgctaaattgtaggagctattttgttttggtgatcaagacacttagagagtgtgatcacatttaggtttgatagccatactattaagaggggtgaaacttatatcgaaatgctaacacccttgaaaatgtttgtgaaaatatgctaacacatgtgcacaaggtgatacacttggtggttggcacatttgagaaaggatgaagaagttagaggtgaaaaaagttagtctcgctggtcacaaggtgaccggacgctggccctcagtgggactggtgcgtccggtcagttatagcagtgtggacgctggcgtcggtcaactgaccggacgctgggtcgctcatcGACCGGagctgaaaggttgtgtccgatCCTATTGTCGGGCAGCGTAGAAGAAAGTCACTGTgagaccggacgctagaagagtccagtcaagcatgaccagacatgtccggtcataaaaagttatctctggatgcttactagaaatgatcgaacgctggggttcagcgtccggtcactgttagctactgcgtccggtcgtcttctgaccattgagatcgggtgcactgtatttgaagagagggacacgtggcacgcatcacgtgaccgaacgctgaggtccagcatcctatcgatatgaccggagcattcggtcaccccgtgttgtgcccagtgaagggatacaacggctctatttcatgggggcttctatttaagccccatggccggctcaagctcagtcTCTTGGCAATTTCGcaatgacatagcaaccttatgagcttagccaaagccctcccactcatctccatcattgattcatcatctttatgagattgggagagaatccaagtgcattgcttgagtgtttgcatctagaggcacttggtgttcgtgtttcgctatgggattcgcttgttactcttggtggttgccgccatctagatggcttggagcagcgaggattgtcgagcggaggttggtgattgtctctggctccgatcttggtgattgtgaggggttcttgacctttccccagtagatagccaaaaagtactctagtggattgctcatggtttgtgtgatcctcatcttgtgttggttgtgcagcaccctattaagggtttgacatatgatgccaattagcacgtgaacctctaagtgagtgaatcgccataacgagaactagcttgccgacaagtaagtgaatctcggtaaaaaatcattgtgtcatcatttgattccgaggtgattggtcttcattgatattcattcttatgattgattggttccttccttgaaaaggcggtataaacaaattgctcactctctttactttaccgcaaactagttgtcaagctctttagtgtagctagttgtgagagcttattagtttggttagcgtggctctttagttagtatttgagagcacgctaacttagtgtagtgacatagttattatgtggatagaaactacataaactagaattgtggtaggtggcttgcatttttagtaggctagcgcaacactcgctttgcctcataatcatctaattggtttgttaagtgttgttgtagaaatttttaaataggctattcacccccctctagccattaggacctttaaagtggtatcggagctaaggtcaccgtgatttgaggcttaacaaccttcggtgtaaaaatggctcaaatcaacaacaccaagaagccaccccaatttgatgtctcaaattatccctattagaaggctaagatgacaacatatattaagtcaatcaataggaaagtttagaaggtggtagaaacaaagattgagatagaagatgaagaggctcccaccgccaccgaagagatgctactccaaaataatgacattgctcttagtgctatccatgatgctttggatgaaagaacatttgagcaaatcaagaacattgagagagtcatgaggcatggaagaaattggaggaatcatttgagggtactcaagccatgaagggtgcaaaggcatacattcttaaagagaagtttgcaagcttcaagatgaaggaggatgagagtgtgccggacatgttccatcggatggaagtgcttgtcaatgatctcaaagcacttggtgagaagatagaggacaaggacttctctaataagttcttgagatgtttacccacAAGATTCGgcatgttggtcacattgctagtgaggaccggtttagacacaatgacaccaaaccaaatcttgagagatattatgaccgatgatgcttatagagatgatgatgataagaaggaagaaaagagagagaagaaggatgagaagagggatgacaagaagaagagcgtggtattcaaggccacatcatccaagggcaaggcaaagtaagaaacatcaagtaaagatgatggctcatgggatgatgatgatgatgatgatgagaagatggctctctttgtcaagaaatttggcaagttcatgatgaagaaagggtaccatgctagaagaaagaaatcttcatccaagaataaggaagagccaagaaggtgcttcaagtgtggaagcaaagatcatcttgttgctcaatatccatacaatagcgacaataatgatgataacaagaagaacaaaaagaaggacaagaaggaaaagaaagagaagaaggacaagatgaccttcaagaagaagaagggtggttcatatgtgaaagggttgtcatcaattactaaaaagggggagattgaaagctctagttttgttttggtgaattgataaaactctaagtgctaacctagtttatcaaagtgattataagatatgtgacacattccaagtggtggagcaaatgaagatcatgacacgatgatggtgatgccatggtgttgatcaagtgcttggacttgaaaagaagaaagagaaagacaaaaggctcaagacaaaggtataagtggtaggagccatttcgtttcggtgatcaagacacttagcgagtgtgatcacatttagattcgatagtcgtactattaagaggggtgaaactcgtatcgaaatacggttatcaaagagccactagatgctctaactcattgcatatacatttaggatctagtggagtgctaatacccttgaaaatgatcgtgaaaatatgctaacacaaatGCACAAAGGAGATACATATTGTGTTTAACACTtaggagcaagggttcaaaacttcaccggcgAAGTGTCAGTGCGGATAGTCTGACGGTGTCACAAGtgctctatacaaaaaagacagggtttcatagagtggaccggacgctggcttcaacTAGACCGGCGCATCTGGTcaatggaagcagtgaagacgctggagtcagtcttcgactggacgctgggtcacttcatgaccggacgcggaGTGGGTGCATCCGGTCCTGTTGATGTGGCAGcatagagaagaggagaaggaccggacgctgttgctgcgtccgatcatgaccgactggatgcgtccggtcgcagttgagcagctctgggaactctctggactcgaccagacgctgcccctcctgcgtccgatcatgatcgaactgacgtgtccggtcgtaaTAGAACCTTACTTGAAGTGgccggacgttggggtcctgtGTCTGGTCCTACACTGTAgtgcgtccagtcacaacttaagtgtactgatgaccgttgagatcggacaaTCAGCATTTGAAATAGGGGACACGTGGTGAAAAtctaaggaccggacgctgggtcctgcgtccgatcaataCTACCGGCGCGTCCGGTGAGAGCCAATGGGCTAATCTTTTGTGGATATAGGTCTTGTTCGTTCGTCTTATGAGCCGTACCATTTCAGCGaaaaaatagtgtttttctctcgtaacaaataaTGGTACTTTCGGCCATGATTTTTCAGCGAATGAAAGAGGGCCTATAATTAGCCTGTTAATGGGTTTACGGACAACCCGTAAGACAACCCATCTTGCATCCCTGACCCGCCTTGCATCCCTATGAAACAGTAATTTCTCTGATAGTCACAAAAACTAGTAAATGGGACTGCCAACCTTTTATTAGGATGAGATATGGAGGTAGTACAGCGACAAAAACATGGACAGATCTTAAGATACCACAATGAAGAAATTCTAGATAAAGAGCAAACTCACGATACATCATACATAGACCACAACAACAGGGACTCTCAAAGCTAAGATTCAACACCACCAGGCAGACCAAAAAGACGTAGAGTTTCTGACCACATTCCGCCATCATACCACATTACCACCATATTAGTGACATACACTCAAAATGCTTTTAACCCAATTTTATTTCACAGAACGGCCGAGGCGAACTGCCGTTTCCTCCAATCACGCAGGCACGAGGACCGGACGTGCGGACCGATGTCTAGCCGGAGATCTGAATGGACTTCACCTCAGGCTTCTTGACGTCCTCCTTGGGCACAGTGACCGTAAGCACGCAGTTCTCCATGGCGGCCCTGATCTGCTCCGTCTTGGCGTTCTCGGGCAGTCGGAACCTGCGCAGGAACCTGCCGCTGCTCCGCTCCACGCGGTGCCAGGTGTCcgtctcctcctcctgctccttgtTGCGCTCGCCGCTGATCTGAAGGATGTTGCCGTCCTCAACCTCCACCTTGACCTCCTCCTTCTTCAGCCCCGGGACGTCCGCCTTGAACACGTGCGCCTCTGGGGTCTCCTTCCAGTCGATCCGCGCGCCAGCGAAGGCCGCGGTCTCCGAGCTGGTGCGCGGGAACGAGGGGAAGagactgctgctgctgccggaGCCGAAGGGGAAGCCCTCAAAGGGGTCCCAGAGGTCGAGGGAGAAGGGATCGAACACGTTGCTGCGGCGGATCAGCGACATGGTCGGTTCGATTTTTAGTCTTCTTGTCGACGAATCGAAGATTTTGGGAAAGACATTCGAGCGATTTTGTTGAGCTTCTGATCGCTGCTTGATGTCTCTCTTAATTCCTAGAAGGGGAGCATTTTATAAAGGAAAAGCGATAGCGAAGAAGTGGAGAAGAAAGTAGTTTCCGGAGAGTTCTCACGTGTTCGAGCATGGACCCGACGCCGCTGGATTCGAGCGTGGAGAAATGCTAGAGCTATCCAGTGGGTCTCTCTTCTAGATCGAAAGTAGCTGGGCTTCTAGTAATTTTGTTCATGGGCCAAGGCCCGGTCTTGTGCCAAAAAACAATTTAGCCCAACATCAAACAGGGCCCACGCGTGCACACTCGTCAGACCTCTCTGTCTCGTTGTCTTCCTAGTTCAGGACTTTGGATTCAGGCGACTCGCCGCACGCACTAGAGACGGCAGAGGTGAGCACGGCGTGGTGAAGTCGTGAGGAGGAGGAGAATTCCACCGCCGTGGCAGCCATGTCGGTGCAGGAGTACCTGGAGAAGCACCTGCTCTCGCGCAAGATCGAGGAGGCCGTGAACGCGGCGGTCCGCGCCAAGGCCCTCGACCCGGTGCTCTTCATCGCGGGCCACATGCGGCGGGCGGCGCCCGCCGTGATCACGAGGGTGCGGGCGCGCCAGATCCTTGACGGCCACGGCGCGCCGGCCGTTGAGGTCGAGTTGCACACCAACAAGGCCGTGCACCGAGCATCCGCGGCCGGCTCGGGCGCCGCCGCCGACTCGGCCGGGGCCTCCGAGAGGCGGAAGATCCTCGCCAGGGCGGTCGCCGACGCGGTGCGGGTGATCAACGACAAGGTGTCGGAGGCGCTCGTTGGGATGGATCCGCAGCAGCAGGCGCAGATCGACCAGGCCATCATGGACTTGGACAAGGCGCGCCACAAGGTGGAAAACTCGGAGATCCTTTCCCTTTTTCTCTCCTCTGCGGTTTTTTGTTCCTAAATTCTGCATTGTCAAACCCATGCTATACACAAACAACGACGGATGGCTCCATATGCTCAAGCAATTCTTTACATTGGGTATAGTCAATTTAGGGGCAGTATGGGAAACTAATTATTTCGGTTATATTTGATTGTTCGGAAATAATGCTATTATTTTCACTGTACTTGTGTTTCCACTTACCACTACTGCCTCAATTTTTTTTGTATCTTGATTCCGTTCCCTTATTTCTGGCAAATAGATTTTGTCCAAATGGAAATAGCTATGATATTGTGCGAAATGCAGGCTGAGCTTGGAGCAAATGCTATGCTGGCAGTGTCAATTGCAGCTTGCAAAGCTGGTGCTGCTGAAAAAGAGGTGCTGCTTTTCTGCTAAAATCATCATAATTTGATAAATGTGTCATGCCACAGCACAGAATTCTTATTGCCGGATCATTGGATGCTTGTTGCTGTGCAGGTTCCACTCTACAAGCATATAGCAGATCTTGTTGGCAAAAGCGCTACAACTCTTCCTGTCCCTGCAATTACAGTCATTAATGGTGGAAAGCATGCTGGAAATGGTCTTCCCATTCAAGTATTCCTCCAAACCTTTAGAATCTGAGAAGTTGAAGGCATTATTCCCTTATTTTGTCCACTTGAGTTATCTTTTGCCTAAACAGAAACATATTAATATAGTTAGTTGTTCATGTATATCAGCCATATCAACATGTTTAACTGTAGCTCTGGAGTAACTATAAACCTTTCTTCTTTGTAGGAAATTATGATCCTTCCTGTTGGTGCTAAGAACTTTGAAGAAGCAATGCAGATGGGTTCAGAGACCTATCACCATCTCAAGGTAGCCTTCACTTATAACAATCTGTGCTGCAGATATAACATAAGTGTTGTTTTCCACTGGTACTTGGTTCAAGATGTTCATCAAACATCATAAGATTGTGTTCAATAAAAAACTAATATTGCACTCAGCCTTTCTGGTTCCTTCTCTCTTTTTTCCCGGTCTGAATTTAGCTACTATTAATTCATTTGGGCCGGTTGTCGTTGAGGCAAAGTACTGACATTATGGACCTCTTAGCTCTTACAAGTTTTCCCCTCAGACTGCCAGAAAGGTATGCTCACTTTTGTAGATATTTACTTACTAATAATTACTTTTACAGGATATTATCTTGGAGAAATGTGGCTCAGACAGCTGCAACATTGGAGATCATGGTGGATTTGCTCCAAATATTTCCAGGCAAGTGAGAAACTCATTTTCTATTTTCTGATATCACATATTTCTTGTTTTCCCAATTGGGGACTTACATATGGATTTCAATATGCCAATATCTATGTTGCTTTATTGATGTTCAGCATATCTGAAGGCCTGGATCTTGTTATTGCGGCAATAGAGAGGGCTGGATATAATGGAAGAATAAAATTGGCAATTGATGTTGCTGCTACTGATTTTTGTGTAGGTAAGTAGAAAAGCAGTGCATTGCCTATGCATGGACTATGTAAATGTTCAAAAATTAGCTCTGtgaataaaaatataaaacagACTATGAAATTTGGTGATAGGATGTAATCATTCTGCTGCTCTGGTTGTGTCTGATTACTGGAAGAGTTTCATGCAGTGTTTTCACTTTTAGGCCCCTATCCATATTATTTATGCCTCATTTCTTCCGTGATGTCATCTGTTTGTTTAATATTGTTCCTACTAAACACCAGAACCAGCCCCATTGAAAGCATGCTTTCAGAACCACCTAGCAGGAATCTTGTAACGATGTTGCTACATACTCTACTTGCATTCGGATGACCAGATACTGTACAATCTTGAACCTTAGAAATATTGAGCTTGAATGTTAGTTGATTCTATAGTCCATGCATTGGGTTCTTTTGTATTTGCTGTGTCAATGAGTTAGTTTATGGCTATGTTCACCCAACTCTTTGCAGGAAAGAAATATGATCTGGAGTTCAAGTCAACAAAGAAATCAGGGCAGAACTTCAAAACTGCTGATGATATGATTGAGATCTATAGCCAGCTTTGTTCAGGTATCCCTGGATTGTGGGTTGAcatcatctttctttttcttctacatattttagtttcatgaagcatataaacacaagTTCACTGTTTTCTTGCCTCCACTTTCTGCACTAGAGTACCCACTTGTCTCCATTGAGCAGCCCTTTGATAAAGATGACTGGGAGCACTCAAAAAAATTGACCACTCTAGAGCTGTGCCAGGTGGTTTTTTCTTCTAACTTTCAGTTATTATTAGTTCGTGAGTAGCTCATGGTATGAAATGTGTACAGGTTGCAGGGGATGACTTGTTAATGTCTGACCCCGAACGCATTAAGCGGGCAGTTAATGAGTACACTTGCAATGCTCTTGTTCTCAAGGCAAGTATCAAGTCATCCATATAAATTCTTTCTTATTGGGGCTAGTTTGTGTTATATATCCATGTTATTGGAATAGTTCGAGAGTGACAAGTAACAGTACCACATGACATGTAACTCTGGAACAAGGCATGCTTTATTTGACAATATTTGGATGCTCATACTTATTGTTTATTAAAACGCTACTCTTCCTTCTCAATGTGCATTATAAATGAAGCTTTGTGTAGTCTGAGTTGTAAGTTTATTTATATAGAACAGTGTTGTATTCAATCTGAAACAGTGATACATTTGTCATCCATATATTATTTGAATTTGCTGAAAGCTGAGAAACTTGCAATTAAACTAGTAGGCTGTAGCCTCTAGGCACATTGTGATCACAACCTCTTGCTTGCATGTGTATTTTCATAACAATCTTTGTTCCCTTAAAGTTCATATGTGATTCTgttgatgccctatttcgaacaCGATTATTTCATAGGTTTTGGCAGGAAACATACCGCTGCCTGCAAAGTTTCTATATTCGTTAGGGGCCCTTAGTATACCTGTTGTGTTTCTTGTCATGTTTAGTTTGTCAATaacatttttatatatgcaggcaAATCAAGTGGGCACTGTCACTGAGGCCATAGAGGTTTTGAAGCAGGCAAAGGATGCTCATTGGGGTGTGATGGTGTCACATAGGTCTGGAGATACTGAGGATTCTTTCATTGCTGACCTGGCTGTTGGTGCTGCAGCCGGACAGATCAAAGCCGGTGCCCCCTGCCGTGGAGAGTGTCTAACTAAATACAATCAGGTTTTTCTTTCTGTTGAATCCTTTATATTTCTATGCAAGTACACAGCATACACACCACCATGAATACAGCTGACTTGTGGTAACCTTGCAACGTTGATTTTGCAGCTACTTAGAATAGAGGAAGAACTTGGAAGTGAAGGTGTCTATGCAGGGGAGAATTGGAGAACTGTAAGCACGAGCTGATCTGTGGTATAATGATCTGTGGTATAATTTGAGTTGCGGGGAGAACTGGAAATCTTGACCCGCCTTCGTATGTAGCCACTTAACTTTTCTTTGTTGTCTTGTCCAATTGCGTGTGCTCATCCTCATCGAGGATATGGAAATAGGGTGGTGAAATGCACCATTTTGTACTAGATGATGGCATTGTTGTCGAACATATATATAGCGGATGCAGTGGTGGGGTTTACATTTTTTGTGTTGTTCAACTTggatttttttgtttaatttgtgtaTAGCATGGTTATAAACATGAGTCAGAACCTGAGAAGATGGTTTAAGAAATAGAAGTGAGTTACATTCTAAGTATAATTGGTCCTTTTTCGTATCTCATAGTCATATAGTTGATGCTCTTCAAGGTTATGAAACTATTCGGTAGTGCTCACGTCTCTGGCTTCGACTACAGGCGTGACCTAATTCATTTGCATGAGTGCATACTTTTGTTTTTTCAATCAACTTTGCCTAGATGAGATGAGTGCCTAATAAGCTGGTCTACAAGCTCTATACTGTGGACAGTACCGTACGTTTATGGTTTAAGGCAGTCCCAGTTGATTTTCAAAAATCTTAGTCCGCATAAGGGTTTTTAAATCCTTTTGAATTTAAAGGTGGAAATATCTGGTGCACAAGATAACAGGAGTATATGGATGAACATATACACAAAATTAATCTAGCCCTTTCTATTTATTCTGACTTCCTAGTGGCACATGCGAATATTATAGGCAGTGTCAGCAACTTTAAAGCCGTGAATTGTACCAAGTATAATAAGATGATGTAAGTAGGTCCGTATAAGGTGCCACATGATTTAtgttgaggtggaggagagactaggagaggagaggagaaatAAGTGAAACTAGCTATAAACTTACAGCCGGCTTATACTCGTGCTTCAAGAATCTTTGTGACAGTATGATAGGTCAGATATTAATAGTGTAGTTATATCAGTAGTCAACTATTATATGAGTGGGCTATTAGAAGGTTGTAAATGATATGGCAACAATATACAACTAGCAGTTATCTGTGTTATTATTAGCCATGTTCTGATTGCTCTTCAAATCTCACGAGCATTTCAATTTCCAACGCTTCCATTTGCATCGAACATGCTTAGAGCATGAGGCACTCATGTAATTGTGCTCAGCGTAATCCAGCAACAGGGATGTCTTGCAGTCGGCAGTTCTCTGCGCACAAGACCGTACAAGAACAAACTCGGCTAGTTGCAAGTGTAACTGTTAACCCTGCCTGGGACTGGGAGAGCTTCTTCactttccctttccctttccctttctGGGAGGCAGAAACCTCCCAAAACAGGGTAGCATTTCGACCTATATGGCTATATATAGAGAAGAAAGTTCACTCAACCAAAAAGAACCTTTTAGGACCATATGCCAAACCAGACTGCATAGTACCCAAGACAACAAAACAACATAGACAATAAATATATCGATCAATAAGGGCAAGATACCCGATTTCATTACTTGGTGCACAACAATTTCAGTGAAGATTTCAATACTTGATGCACAACAATTTCATTGAAAATGACAGCAATTCCATGGTTCACTGATGTGATCCAACTAGCACAGCAGAGGATACCAAAATAGAGAAGTCCGGGATCCTCAGGGCGTAGATGGAATAACATACAGCATGCGGTTTTAAGTAAAAACATGAGGCTCTTCAAACCCCCGCTGTTGAAATGGCGCAATCAGGAGGAATCAGAGGCTGGTTGTTCTGGCTGTGCTTCAGCAGCACGCTTGACCGACGCGCGCTTGAGCAAGTGGTTGTAGCTTCCCTTCTCCTTGAAAAGCTGAGAGAAATGGTGTTTACAGTAGAGGATGCCCTCCAAGGCTGCATAGTTGGAAGGTGTAATCGCACAGCCCCCGTGGGAGCATTTGAAGCATGACTTATGGTAGGCCTTTTCTTCAACTGTTACCTGCAATGTTTTTAACAGCCATGCATTAGAACCACTGTCCACATGTTTTGCTGGCTCAAGGAAAGCGATCAGAAATAAGAGTTTTGATGACTCAAGGCAATCATGAAAGGATAATTAGACAAATTAAGATGAACAAAGATAAAATTTTATTGTTAAATGGAGCAAAATTTAGGTTGACAGCACGACCAGGTTAACATGACTAGAAGGGGACAAATATTTTGTTCAGTTGTGAAAGCCATTGAAACCCATGGGGATTGATCCTGAGATGTTCCATAGTAAAGATTGACCTTGATGAACTACTGAATTAGATGCCAGATTTTCACAAGCTACATCCCAAAATTTTGAAAGGAAATAATGAAAAGGAAAAAGGCATAATGTGACCAAAATTACCTTCTCAAGAGGATATGCGGTTTTACCGCAAGTCGCACACTTGTCTTGTGTTCCTGAAAACATCCTTGCAGCTTTGCTTGGTGATCTGGTCTGGATAGCAGATTTTGGACAAAATTTATCACTTCTCCAATTCAGGAATACAA harbors:
- the LOC136534010 gene encoding 17.9 kDa class I heat shock protein-like, translating into MSLIRRSNVFDPFSLDLWDPFEGFPFGSGSSSSLFPSFPRTSSETAAFAGARIDWKETPEAHVFKADVPGLKKEEVKVEVEDGNILQISGERNKEQEEETDTWHRVERSSGRFLRRFRLPENAKTEQIRAAMENCVLTVTVPKEDVKKPEVKSIQISG
- the LOC136534000 gene encoding cytosolic enolase 3-like → MSVQEYLEKHLLSRKIEEAVNAAVRAKALDPVLFIAGHMRRAAPAVITRVRARQILDGHGAPAVEVELHTNKAVHRASAAGSGAAADSAGASERRKILARAVADAVRVINDKVSEALVGMDPQQQAQIDQAIMDLDKARHKAELGANAMLAVSIAACKAGAAEKEVPLYKHIADLVGKSATTLPVPAITVINGGKHAGNGLPIQEIMILPVGAKNFEEAMQMGSETYHHLKDIILEKCGSDSCNIGDHGGFAPNISSISEGLDLVIAAIERAGYNGRIKLAIDVAATDFCVGKKYDLEFKSTKKSGQNFKTADDMIEIYSQLCSEYPLVSIEQPFDKDDWEHSKKLTTLELCQVAGDDLLMSDPERIKRAVNEYTCNALVLKANQVGTVTEAIEVLKQAKDAHWGVMVSHRSGDTEDSFIADLAVGAAAGQIKAGAPCRGECLTKYNQLLRIEEELGSEGVYAGENWRTVSTS
- the LOC136540193 gene encoding LIM domain-containing protein WLIM2a-like, translating into MMFSGTQQKCKVCTKTVYPMDQLSTDGVVFHRSCFKCQHCKSTLSLSNYSSFEGVPYCKAHFEQLFKETGSYNKSFQSQSPAKITPEKLAPELTRSPSKAARMFSGTQDKCATCGKTAYPLEKVTVEEKAYHKSCFKCSHGGCAITPSNYAALEGILYCKHHFSQLFKEKGSYNHLLKRASVKRAAEAQPEQPASDSS